GCCGTCGCGGTGTTGGAAGGCGTGAATACCGGGTTTCAGGGCAACCGCCCACTGGCCGATCAGATGGCCACGGCGCTTGGCGCGATGGGCTACGGGATGGTGACGCAGGATGCCGGGCTCAATACCGTGCAGAAACTGGCCCTGCGCGAAGGCGTGCCCGCCGGGGTGGTGTTCCGCGATTTTGACGGCGCCGGGCAGGATCCCCGCGCGATCCGGCGCTTTCTGGATCAGGCTGCGTTTCGCGCCGGGCAGGAGGGCGCGGTGATCATGCTGGGCCGGGTTCAGCCGGATACGATTTCAGCGCTGTTGATCTGGGGCCTTCAGGATCGTGCCAACAGGGTGGCGCTTGCGCCGGTGTCGGCCTCTCTGCGTGCGAAGTTGCAGGCGGAATAATCGGGACGGTCAATTGGGACAGGCGACTGACACTTATAATCAAAAGCGCCGCTCCGATTGGAGCGGCGCTTTTGGTGCCTTCGGCGAGAGTATTTTAGGAAAGATGACAGGCGGGCGCTGATGACAGGACGCCTGTCGGGGCCTTGACCTAGCTGTTGCCGTTGCCGGTGAATCGGGCGGCATCCGCAGCCGCGCGGCGGATGGCGTTGGATTTATGAACCGTTTCCATATATTCCGCCTCCGGGTCACTGTCATAGACAACGCCGCCGCCGGCCTGGATATAGAGGTTCTGGTCCTTGACGATGGCTGTGCGCAGCGCGATGCACATGTCCATGTCGCCGCCTGCCGAGAAATAGCCGACGCCGCCGCCGTAGACGCCGCGTTTTTCCGGCTCCAGCTCATCAATGATTTCCATCGCCCGAACCTTGGGGGCGCCGGAGACGGTGCCTGCGGGCATACCGGCAAAGAAGGCGTCCAGCGCGTCCTTGTCCTCTGCCAGCTCACCCACAACGTTGGAGACGATGTGCATCACGTGGCTGTAACGCTCGATGATGAATTTCTCGGTTGGGCGCACGGTGCCGATTTTGGCGACCCGTCCGGTGTCGTTGCGGCCCAGATCCAGCAGCATCAGATGCTCGGCCAGTTCTTTCTTGTCGGCGAGCAGATCCAGTTCCAGCGCCTTGTCTTCCTCGGGCGTGGCGCCACGTGGGCGGGTGCCTGCAATAGGCCGAATGGTGACCTCCTGCCCGAAGACACGGACGAGGATTTCCGGAGAAGCCCCCACCACCTGAAAGCCGCCGAAGTTGAAGTAAAACATGAAGGGCGAGGGGTTGGTGCGGCGCAGGGAGCGATAAAGCGCGAAGGGGGGCTGGCGAAATTCCTGGGTCCAGCGCTGTGCAGGCACCACCTGAAAGATGTCGCCCGCGCGGATGTAGTCCTTGGCCGTCTCCACCGCGGCCATATAGCCGTCCTTGGTGAAATTGCTCACAGGCGGCGCTACCTCATCGGCATCGCCGAGATCGCGGCTTTCGGCGGGCATGGCGCGTTCCAGATCGCGGACCGCGTCCATCACCCGCTCAGCGGCCTGGGCGTAAGCCGCCTTGGCCGACTGGCCGTCGCTGGCCCAGGCGGGGGAGACCACGGTCACCTCACCCTTAACCCCGTCGAGCACCGCGATAACAGAGGGGCGCAGCATCAGCGCGTCAGGCAGGCCAAGAGGATCGGGGTTCACGTCCGGCAGATGTTCGACCAGCCGGATCATGTCATAGCCGAGGTAGCCAAACAGGCCGGCTGCGGCCTGCGGCAGATCATCCGGCAGGTCTATTTTGCTTTCGGCGATGAGGTCACGCAGGCAGTCCAGCGGGTTGCCGTCCAGCGGTTCAAAGGCATCAGCGTCAAAGCGGGCAGACCGGTTGAGCGCGGCGCGCTCCCCGTGGCAGCGCCAGACCAGATCCGGTTTCATGCCGATGATGGAATAGCGTCCGCGCACCTCACCGCCAGTGACGGATTCCAGCATGAAGGCGTCCTTCTGGGCACCTGTCAGCTTCAGCATCAGCGACACCGGCGTGTCGAGATCGGCGGCAAGCCGGGTGTAGACAACCTGGTTGTCACCGGCCTCATAGGCCTTGGCGAAGGTGTCGAAATCGGGGGTCAGGGCCATCTGGATCTGCCTTGGTTACTGGAAGTTGGCCTGCACGGCGTTGAGCGCCTGCGGGTCGATGCGCGGCGCGGCGCGTGTCTGGGAATCCTGTACGAAGGCTTCGAACAGGGCCTGTGCCAGCGCCTGATCAAGCTGGGTGCCCATTGCCTCGGCCAGCGCTGTCATCTCCGGCGTGTCGGCCACCGGCAGGGTTTCAGCGAGGCGCACCACAACAGTGGCAGTGTCATCGCTGACCACGGCGACGTCGCCCTCTGCCAGATCAAAAACACGGGCCATCAACGGCTGCGGGGCGGCGTCAATATAGGCAGCGCGGGTCAGGCCGGTTTCGGACGTCAACTCAATACCCTCGGGGAGGTCTTCGGCGTTTCGCAGCATGCCGGCAAGACGCTCGGCCTCGGCTTCCAGCGCATCCTGCAGCCGTTTGCTCTGCCAGGCAGCGCGCAGTTTGTCCTGCGCATCTGCGAAGGGTTCGGGGCGCGGTTCCAGTTCCTCATCAAGGCGGATTGCAAACAGGCTGCCATCTTCAAGGAAGGCCACTTCGGGAAAGTCTTCGGCGGTGACCGCGGAGGCGGCCTGGCGGAACCCGTCATAGGCGGCGATGCCATCGGTGCTGCCGTTGTGCCAGTCGATTTTGCCGAGTTCCATGCCGGGTTCGTCAATCAGCTCTTCCAGCGTGGCGCCACCGGCCAGCATGTCGTTGATCTCCTCAGAGCGGGTTTCAATCAGGCGACGGGCACGGTCGGTGGCCAGTTCGGCGCGCAGCTCATCCTTGACATCCTCAAGGCTGGTCACGCGCGCTTCAAGACGGCCATTGATGCGGAACAGGGCCGGGCCCAGATCGCTGTCGAGCGGGCCCACGACATCACCGACCTGCGCGGCAAAGACGTCCTGACCGGCACTGGCAAGGTCGCCCATGGTCACATCGCCCAGATCCACGTCCTGCAGGCTGAGGCCACGATCCGCGACCAGCGCGTCAAAGGTGGTGCCGTTGATGTCGAGCTGTGCCTTGGCGCTGTCGGCGGCGTCCCGGTTGGCAAAGACCAGACGTTCCACCAGACGGCGCTCCGGCACCTGATATTCGGCGCTGCGATCGTTGAACAGCTGTTCCAATGCTGCCGCGTCGATCTCGATCTCATCCACCAGCGCGTCGGGGCGCAGGGCGGCATAGGTGATGACCTTGGTGCGGGGCAGGGTGAACTGGTCGATATTGGCGTCATAGAAGGCTCGCAGCTCGTCTTCGCTCGGCTCGACCGCAGTGAGGGCAATGCTGTCTTCGCTTACGGTCAGCCAGTCGAAGCTGCGGCGCGCGCCGACATAGCTGGTCAACGTGTCGCGCAGCGTGTCGGGCATTTCGGTGCCGGCCATGATGGCGCCCTGCACTAGGGTACGGGCGGATTCGCGGCGCAGGTCGGCTTCAAACGCGGCCTCGGTCAGGCCGATATTATCGAGCGCATATTGATAGGTGTCGCGGTTGAAGGCGCCGGTGCCATCCTGAAAGGCCGGGATCCGGCTGATTTCGTCAAACAGGTTTTGATCACCAATCGACAGGCCAAGATCGCTGCTTTCCTGATCAAGAGCGGCAATGGCAATCAAGCGACCCAACACCACGCGGTCAAGGCCGAGCGCGGTCATCTGGGCGATGGGGACGCGTTGGCCCGTCTGGGCCTCAAGTGCGCGCTGCTCGCGCTGCAATTCGCGGGCGTAGTCATCGACCGAGACCTCCTGATCGCCAACCACTGCGACGGAGGACACAGAGCCTGTGAAGTTCACTGCGCCAAACCCGGCGAGACCGATAATCAGCATCCCCATCAGGATCCAGACAAATGTATTTGATAGTTTTTTCATGCCTGCAGCCATGATGTCCTCGTATTGCCGGTCGCCGGACTGCGCCGCGGCAGCCGGGAATGCTGAAATGTCGAGGCTCTGAATACGCTGCCACCTTGAAAGGGGCAAGGGACGACTGATCAGCGTCAGTGTTCAGAGCGGGTGAGTGGGATGGATGGGTCAGGCTGTCCAGTTTGTCAGCCGTTCAAAAAGCGTGCGGATGCCATGTGAATCGACATTGGCAAAGGCAATGCGGAACTGTCGCGCGCCGGTGGGGTCGCCATCCGGAGTGAACATGCTGCCGGGCAGCATCAGGATGCCAGCCTCCTTCACCAGACGTCTGGCCAGTTCGTCCGATGATGCCGCAAAGGGATGGGCGACATAGGCAAAATAGGCGCCACATCCGAGGAGCTGCCAGCCTTGCGCGGCAAGCGGGGCAAACCCCGTCTCAATCGCGGCGCGGCGGTTGAGCAGTTCCTGCCGTTCGCCGGCAAGCCAGTCATCGAGGTTTTCCAGCCCCCAGAGCGCCCCGGTCTGCCCGAGTTGGGCCGGACATATGGTGACAGTATCGAGGAATTTTTCCATCTCCAGCAGCTGGTCCGGGTGGGCGGCAATCGCGCCGAGCCGATGGCCGGTCAGCCGATAGGCTTTGGAGAAAGAATAGAGATGGATCAGCGTCTCCGACCAGTTCGGATCCTGAAACAGCGTATGGGGCGGCCCGTTGCGGCTGTCAAAGTCGCGGTAGGTTTCATCCACGATCAGCGCAAGACCATGGGCACGGGCAAGATCATAGAACCGCTGCACCAGACCGTCCGGATACTTCACCCCGCAGGGGTTGTTTGGGGTCACCAGAACGATCGCGCGTGTCCGGTCGGTGATCAGCTTTGCGGCGGCATCCGGGCATGGCAGCATGGCTGCGCCGACCGGCAGCGGGCAGGTGTCCACCCCCTGCATGTCGAGCCACATTTTATGGTTGAAATACCAGGGCGTTGGCAGGATCACCTGATCGCCCTCACCACAAAGCGCCGCGATGGTCGCGGCAAAGGCCTGATTGCAGCCAGAGGTGATGGCCACTTCCGCCGCAGAAAGATCGCCCGCGTAGTGACGGTTCATCTTGTCGGCGAGGGCTGCGCGCAGCTCATCCCGCCCGAGCACCGCGCCATAGAGATGGCTGCTGTCGTCAGTCAGGGCCGCCTCTGCAATGGCGCGGCGCAGCCCCTCCGGGGGAGGATCAGCTGGTGCGGCCTGACTGAGGTTCAGCAGTGGCAGATCCGCCGGCAGCGTCAGCCCCTGAAGCCAGCGTCGGGATTCGACAATCGGCGAGACAAAGGTGTCACGGGTGCGGGCGCTCGGAAATGAAGCCTGTGGCATGGGTGGTCCTGTTCTGCGTCAGCGCAAGGGCCGGAACGGCGGCGCCTGTTCGGGCCACTCCGCCGCAAGTTCACAGGTTTTGCAAGGGGTTTTGGTCTTCGTCAGTCAAGCCGTCACGCGATTGGACACCCTGCATTTGGGCGCAAATGAATAAGACGCCCCCGAAGGCGCGTCTTACTAGATGAATTGCTTGGATCCGCAAAGATCAGTCGGTCCCGCGATAGGGTTCGACATATTGCAGCGCCATATCCCAAGGGAAGAAAATCCAGGTGTCCTGGCTCACCTCGGTGATGAAGGTGTCGACCATCGGGCGGCCTTTGGGCTTGGCGTAGACGGTGGCGAAATGTGCCTTGGGGTACATCTGGCGCACCAGCTCCAGCGTTTTGCCGCTGTCGACCAGATCGTCGATGATCAGCACGCCTTCACCGTCGCCCATCAGCTCTGCGTCGGGGGCTTTCAGTACTTCGGCCTGTCCCTGATCCTGGTGGTGGTAGGATTTCACGCCGATGGTATCGACAATGCGGATATCCAGCTCGCGGCTGACGATCATCGCGGGGGCCATGCCGCCACGGGTGATAGCCACTACGGCGCGCCAGGCGCCATTATCGGGCCCTTGCCCGTCGAGACGCCAGGCAAGTGCGCGGCTGTCACGGTGCAGCTGGTCCCAGGAAATATGAAAGCCTTTTTCATGAGGCAGACGATCGGTCATATTATTGATGCTCCTGTTAGGGTCTGGCGTCCGGGATCGCGCATCTGCCCTCAGAGGGCGGCGATCTTGACGCCGAGGGCGGCCAGCAGACCACCAAAGACCCGGTCGATCACATGTTTCAGATTGATATACCCGCGGCGCGTTTTCTCAAAGGAGAAGATACGGGCCACGAGGGTGTTCCAAGTGACTTCACCCAGAAAGATGCAGGTGAGCAGGGCGGTAAGGGCCAGGTTGCTGCTACCTTCGGGTACGGTACCGACAAAAACGGCGCCGAAAAAGGCGGCCGGTTTGGGGTTGGCCAGCTGGGTGAAGATCCCAAGACGGAAGGCCGCAAAAGCAGTCTGCGGCAATTGTGCGTCACTGTCCTGCGACATCGGTTCGCTGGCATGACGCCACATGTTCCAGGCCATGTAGATCAGGAACATGGCGCCGCCGATTTTCAGCAGGGTCAGCAGAAAGGGGGCATAGTCAAACAGCAGGTTCAGCCCAAAGAGCGCGGCGGAGGCCCAGAATACTGCCCCCGCGCCGATACCAATCGCCAGGGCCAGTCCGCTCCGCCAGCCATGGGCCAGGCCGACGCGCGCGGCCATGAGGACAGCAGGGCCGGGGCTGATGGCGGCCATCAGACAAAGCAGGACGGAAGCGGTAAAGGCGGCGAGTGTCATGATGCGGTCCCTGTCATTGGAAGAGGCGCGCGTGGGCCGCGCGCCTGCTGTGTCTTGCTCTGTGGTGCAGATGCGCGCAGCATCTGCTGGACCCGTGTTTATTTGCGTCCGGTTGCCGCGTCGATGTCGGGGGCGTCAACCGCCTTCATCCCGACGACGTGATAGCCGGCATCGACGTGCAGGTTCTCGCCGGTCACACCGGAGGAGAGATCCGACAGCAGATAAAGCGCGGATTTGCCCACGTCATCAATGGTCACGTTGCGGCGCAGCGGCGAATTATATTCGTTCCATTTCATGATGTAGCGGAAATCGCCGATACCGGAGGCCGCCAGTGTCTTGATCGGGCCAGCCGAGATCGCATTGACGCGGATGCCGTCCTTGCCCAAATCTTCGGCCAGGTATTTGACGGATGCTTCCAGCGCGGCCTTGGCAACACCCATGACATTGTAATGTGGCATCACCTGTTCCGCGCCATAGTAGGTTAGTGTCACGGCGCTGCCACCGTCGGACATCATCTTTTCGGCGCGCTGCATCACCGAGGTGAAGGAGTAGACCGAGATATCCATGGTCATCTGGAAATTGCCGCGCGTGGTGTCGACATAGCGACCGCGCAGTTCGTTCTTGTCGGAAAAGCCGATGGCGTGCACCAGAAAGTCCAGTTTGCCCCATTTCTCTTCCAGCGCGGCAAACAGCGCATCGACGGAGCCCTCATCGGCCACATCGCAGGGCAGGACGATATCGCTGCCCAATTGCGCCGCCAGCGGGTCGACGCGTTTTTTCAGAGCATCGCCCTGGTAGGAAAACGCAAGCTCAGCGCCGGCGTCGGCGCAGGCTTTGGCAATGCCCCACGCGATGGATTTGTCATTGGCAAGGCCCATGATGAGGCCACGTTTGCCGGCCATCAGTTGACTAGACATGCAGGTTCTCCGCCTGTGATCTTCGATTTAGACGACGTTTAGTCTGTCCCGCGGGACGCTTCAAGGGCGCTGTCTCTTGTCGTGGGCCCGTTGTCGACCTAGGTTGCCTTCAGCAACGCGCATTCACGCGCCAGCCAACCCAGACAAAACAGACTATGAGGTGCGCCATGTCCGATCGCAGCGGTATCTTTGCGGGAGAGGATCCCTTTGCCATTGCTCGCAGTTGGCTGAGTGAGGCCGAGGAGAGCGAGATCAACGATCCCAACGCGATTGCGTTGTCCACGGTGGATGCAGATGGTCTGCCGAATTGCCGGATGGTCCTGCTGAAGGAGATCGAGGACGCGGCCTTTGTCTTTTATACTAACTACGAGAGCGCCAAGGCGCAGGAGTTGGACGGGGCAGGCAAGGCCGCCTTTGTCATGCATTGGAAATCACTGCGTCGTCAGGTGCGGGCACGCGGCATCATCACCCGCGAGAACGGACCGCAGGCGGATGAATACTACAAATCCCGTTCACTCAAGAGCCGCTTGGGGGCCTGGGCCTCGGCGCAGTCGCGGCCGCTGTCCAGCCGTGGCGCCCTGATGGCAGAAGTGGCAAAAGTGACTGCAACCAAGGGGTCAAACCCGGATCGCCCGCCATTTTGGGGCGGTTACCGGCTGACGCCGCTGGAGATTGAATTCTGGGCTGATGGGGCTTTCCGCCTTCATGACCGTTTTGTCTGGCGGCGCGAAACCCCCGAAGCGCTTTGGACCGTGGACCGGCTGTGCCCCTAGGTTACGCGCGGAAAATAGCAGAATTGTGATATTGATGGGTGTTTTTAGCTTGAACTTAGTTCCGAGAATAGAGCATCACCTACGGGTTAAAAACTGAAGAATACGGTGGACTACGGCAGTGGCAGAAGACTTGAGCAGTTTGCAGCAAATACGCGGGCTGGTGAAATGGTTCGATCCGACCAAAGGGTTCGGATTTGTCGTCTCTGACGAGGGCGGACCGGATATCCTGCTGCATGTGAACGTGCTGCGCAACTTCGGCCAGAGTTCCATCGCGGATGGGGCCGAGGTCGAGTTGGTGACGCATCGCACAGAACGCGGTGTTCAGGCGGTGGAAGTCCTGTCGATCACACCTCCGGCGCGCGACGACAGTCCGGTGCTGAGCGATTTTGCCGAGATGGATTCGGATGTTCTTTACTCTGAGCCACTGGTGCCCGCGCGGGTGAAGTGGTTTGACAAGGGCAAGGGCTTTGGCTTTGCCAATGTGTTTGGTCGCGATGAAGACGTGTTCCTGCATGTCGAGGTTCTGCGTCAGTCTGGCCTGTCGGAGCTGCAGCCGGGGGAGGCCCTGGGGATGCGGGTCATCGACGGCAAGCGCGGCCGTATGGCGGTTGAGGTGCTTGCCTGGGAAGCCGCCCTGCTGGAAAAACAGGACTAAGAAGATGCAGCCCCTCTGGATCCGAATGTCAGGCTCGATCATGCGCCGATTGACAGCAGGAGCCAGAGCCAGCGCAGTTTGTATCCTGTCTGTTGCCGCCGTTGTGGCAGCAGAGCACGCGGCAGCCCAAAGCGGGCCGGACGCCTGCCAGCCTGATCAGGTCGCCCTGCGTGGGCCCTGGGGGCAGACACAGTTTACCGTGGAAATCGCTGATACTGTTGAAGAACGTGCCGCGGGGCTGATGCATCGGCCGCATATGGCGCGGGGCGCTGGCATGCTGTTTGTCTACGAGATGCCGCAGCGCGCCAGTTTCTGGATGAAGAACACGCTGATCCCGCTGGATATGCTGTTTGTCGATGTTACCGGAACGGTTCGACACATCCACCACCGGGCAATCCCCGGCGATTTGACACCGATTCCCGGTGGCGACAACGTCTTTGCGGTGCTGGAAATCAATGGTGGTCTGGCAGCACGCTACGGGATTTCCGTCGGTACGGAGCTGCGCCACAAAGTTTTTTCAAAGACAGGCGCAATTTGGCCCTGTTAGGGCTTTTCAAATCAGATTGGCAACGCTAGGAAGGCGCACGGTCCGGGGCGTGGCGCAGTCTGGTAGCGCACCTGTTTTGGGTACAGGGGGTCGTGAGTTCGAATCTCGCCGCCCCGACCATTTCATCCTTCGGGATGCAACGTAGACGCCGACTTGCCTGTTTCAGGCAGTCGGCGTTTCGCGTATCTGAGATACTCCAATGTCTAACACCGAATGATCGAGAAGGTAACCTCATATGCGGCAGAGGTCCGTTGCGCCAAACCTGCGCACTATCGGTGAATGGGGGCGGAAGGATCCGGCCCAGCCTGTGCCGGGCGGAGATTCGAAGTGGTTTCCAAATCGTCACCAAAATCACCTTAAAGGCGGCCCTGTTAAGAAGTGATTAACCAACTGTTGCGCTTTGGCGTCGAATTGGTTTTGCGCTTCGTGTGCACATAGAAAAAAATCTCCACGACACACGCTTAACTTTTTCGACGGGCATTTCACTTTTTCAACCCTCGGTCAGGTTGTGTCCTGCTGATACGACCCGATGTTATCATCTGGATCCTTCTCGCAAGACGCGGGGCAAGCCCCTCTCTTCAAGGGGATTTCTCGCCTCATGACTTTGGTCGCGCGTGGACCGGCAGAGGTGTTGTGATCAACTTTGAATCGCAGCTTCGTGATTGCCCTCAGACCATCAAGCTATCGTCAATGAAAAAGTTGGTTACGAAACCCTAAAAATGGCGTTGACCAGCTATGCCTGAATACGTCAAATTGTGTACGTCGGATGATGCAGCACAAAATATGGTGGATTTCACCCCGCGCTGCACCAAACGGAGCAAAGCATCAAGCGCTAGCTGAAATGGGGTTTCGGCCCTGACTCGCATCTTCTATGAGGTGCGTAACAGGATGTTTTGTCGTGAACGACAACAAGGAATGCGCCGGAAAAGGCGTGATTTGTGACAGTGGGACTGCAGAAAAGAGGCAGATGGCATGAAGATTGAGCGGAAATTCACAAAATCTGGGCAGGACGCATATGCCGATCTGGAGTTCGTTCCTGCAACGTCGGAAATCCGCAATCCGGACGGTACCATCGTGTTCCGCCTTGAGGGCGTCGAGGTTCCGGCGGGCTGGAGCCAGGTTGCCAGCGACGTCATCGCGCAGAAATATTTCCGTAAAGCGGGTGTGCCCAGCAAACTGAAAAAGCTCCGTGAAAAGGGCGTTCCTGAATTCCTCTGGCGCTCTGCTCCGGCGGGTGATGATGTGGAGTTTGGCGGGGAGATTTCCTCCAAGCAGGTGTTTGATCGCCTGGCTGGTGCCTGGTGCTACTGGGGCTGGAAAGGGGGCTATTTCTCCACCGAAGAGGATGCGCGCGCCTATTTTGACGAAATGCGCTACATGCTGGCGACCCAGCGCGCCGCACCCAACAGCCCGCAATGGTTCAACACCGGTCTGCACTGGGCCTATGGTATCGATGGTCCGGCACAGGGGCATCACTATGTCGACTACAAAACCGGCAAGCTGACCAAATCCGACAGCGCCTATGAACACCCCCAGCCCCATGCCTGCTTTATCCAATCGGTTTCCGACGATCTGGTGCAGGACGGCGGCATCATGGACCTTTGGGTGCGGGAAGCGCGTCTGTTCAAATATGGCTCCGGCACCGGCACCAATTTCAGCCATCTGCGCGGCGAAGGGGAGCCCCTGTCCGGCGGCGGCAAATCCTCTGGTCTGATGGGTTTTCTCAAAATTGGCGACCGT
The nucleotide sequence above comes from Phaeobacter inhibens DSM 16374. Encoded proteins:
- the trpE gene encoding anthranilate synthase component I produces the protein MALTPDFDTFAKAYEAGDNQVVYTRLAADLDTPVSLMLKLTGAQKDAFMLESVTGGEVRGRYSIIGMKPDLVWRCHGERAALNRSARFDADAFEPLDGNPLDCLRDLIAESKIDLPDDLPQAAAGLFGYLGYDMIRLVEHLPDVNPDPLGLPDALMLRPSVIAVLDGVKGEVTVVSPAWASDGQSAKAAYAQAAERVMDAVRDLERAMPAESRDLGDADEVAPPVSNFTKDGYMAAVETAKDYIRAGDIFQVVPAQRWTQEFRQPPFALYRSLRRTNPSPFMFYFNFGGFQVVGASPEILVRVFGQEVTIRPIAGTRPRGATPEEDKALELDLLADKKELAEHLMLLDLGRNDTGRVAKIGTVRPTEKFIIERYSHVMHIVSNVVGELAEDKDALDAFFAGMPAGTVSGAPKVRAMEIIDELEPEKRGVYGGGVGYFSAGGDMDMCIALRTAIVKDQNLYIQAGGGVVYDSDPEAEYMETVHKSNAIRRAAADAARFTGNGNS
- a CDS encoding peptidylprolyl isomerase, which codes for MAAGMKKLSNTFVWILMGMLIIGLAGFGAVNFTGSVSSVAVVGDQEVSVDDYARELQREQRALEAQTGQRVPIAQMTALGLDRVVLGRLIAIAALDQESSDLGLSIGDQNLFDEISRIPAFQDGTGAFNRDTYQYALDNIGLTEAAFEADLRRESARTLVQGAIMAGTEMPDTLRDTLTSYVGARRSFDWLTVSEDSIALTAVEPSEDELRAFYDANIDQFTLPRTKVITYAALRPDALVDEIEIDAAALEQLFNDRSAEYQVPERRLVERLVFANRDAADSAKAQLDINGTTFDALVADRGLSLQDVDLGDVTMGDLASAGQDVFAAQVGDVVGPLDSDLGPALFRINGRLEARVTSLEDVKDELRAELATDRARRLIETRSEEINDMLAGGATLEELIDEPGMELGKIDWHNGSTDGIAAYDGFRQAASAVTAEDFPEVAFLEDGSLFAIRLDEELEPRPEPFADAQDKLRAAWQSKRLQDALEAEAERLAGMLRNAEDLPEGIELTSETGLTRAAYIDAAPQPLMARVFDLAEGDVAVVSDDTATVVVRLAETLPVADTPEMTALAEAMGTQLDQALAQALFEAFVQDSQTRAAPRIDPQALNAVQANFQ
- a CDS encoding aminotransferase; the encoded protein is MPQASFPSARTRDTFVSPIVESRRWLQGLTLPADLPLLNLSQAAPADPPPEGLRRAIAEAALTDDSSHLYGAVLGRDELRAALADKMNRHYAGDLSAAEVAITSGCNQAFAATIAALCGEGDQVILPTPWYFNHKMWLDMQGVDTCPLPVGAAMLPCPDAAAKLITDRTRAIVLVTPNNPCGVKYPDGLVQRFYDLARAHGLALIVDETYRDFDSRNGPPHTLFQDPNWSETLIHLYSFSKAYRLTGHRLGAIAAHPDQLLEMEKFLDTVTICPAQLGQTGALWGLENLDDWLAGERQELLNRRAAIETGFAPLAAQGWQLLGCGAYFAYVAHPFAASSDELARRLVKEAGILMLPGSMFTPDGDPTGARQFRIAFANVDSHGIRTLFERLTNWTA
- the gpt gene encoding xanthine phosphoribosyltransferase, producing the protein MTDRLPHEKGFHISWDQLHRDSRALAWRLDGQGPDNGAWRAVVAITRGGMAPAMIVSRELDIRIVDTIGVKSYHHQDQGQAEVLKAPDAELMGDGEGVLIIDDLVDSGKTLELVRQMYPKAHFATVYAKPKGRPMVDTFITEVSQDTWIFFPWDMALQYVEPYRGTD
- a CDS encoding LysE family translocator; amino-acid sequence: MTLAAFTASVLLCLMAAISPGPAVLMAARVGLAHGWRSGLALAIGIGAGAVFWASAALFGLNLLFDYAPFLLTLLKIGGAMFLIYMAWNMWRHASEPMSQDSDAQLPQTAFAAFRLGIFTQLANPKPAAFFGAVFVGTVPEGSSNLALTALLTCIFLGEVTWNTLVARIFSFEKTRRGYINLKHVIDRVFGGLLAALGVKIAAL
- the fabI gene encoding enoyl-ACP reductase FabI; this encodes MSSQLMAGKRGLIMGLANDKSIAWGIAKACADAGAELAFSYQGDALKKRVDPLAAQLGSDIVLPCDVADEGSVDALFAALEEKWGKLDFLVHAIGFSDKNELRGRYVDTTRGNFQMTMDISVYSFTSVMQRAEKMMSDGGSAVTLTYYGAEQVMPHYNVMGVAKAALEASVKYLAEDLGKDGIRVNAISAGPIKTLAASGIGDFRYIMKWNEYNSPLRRNVTIDDVGKSALYLLSDLSSGVTGENLHVDAGYHVVGMKAVDAPDIDAATGRK
- the pdxH gene encoding pyridoxamine 5'-phosphate oxidase — encoded protein: MSDRSGIFAGEDPFAIARSWLSEAEESEINDPNAIALSTVDADGLPNCRMVLLKEIEDAAFVFYTNYESAKAQELDGAGKAAFVMHWKSLRRQVRARGIITRENGPQADEYYKSRSLKSRLGAWASAQSRPLSSRGALMAEVAKVTATKGSNPDRPPFWGGYRLTPLEIEFWADGAFRLHDRFVWRRETPEALWTVDRLCP
- a CDS encoding cold-shock protein, producing MAEDLSSLQQIRGLVKWFDPTKGFGFVVSDEGGPDILLHVNVLRNFGQSSIADGAEVELVTHRTERGVQAVEVLSITPPARDDSPVLSDFAEMDSDVLYSEPLVPARVKWFDKGKGFGFANVFGRDEDVFLHVEVLRQSGLSELQPGEALGMRVIDGKRGRMAVEVLAWEAALLEKQD
- a CDS encoding DUF192 domain-containing protein is translated as MQPLWIRMSGSIMRRLTAGARASAVCILSVAAVVAAEHAAAQSGPDACQPDQVALRGPWGQTQFTVEIADTVEERAAGLMHRPHMARGAGMLFVYEMPQRASFWMKNTLIPLDMLFVDVTGTVRHIHHRAIPGDLTPIPGGDNVFAVLEINGGLAARYGISVGTELRHKVFSKTGAIWPC